Proteins from a single region of Nomia melanderi isolate GNS246 chromosome 9, iyNomMela1, whole genome shotgun sequence:
- the Task6 gene encoding TWIK-related acid-sensitive K[+] channel 6: MKKQNVRTLSLIVFTFTYLLVGAAIFDVLESETEKRRKEALDAIEKMVIRKYNISEDDFKIMETVVLKTEPHKAGQQWKFAGAFYYATTVLTTIGYGHSTPNTISGKLFTMFYAIVGIPLGLVMFQSIGERLNKFSSIVIRNVKKLLNCKDVQASEINLICVVTTLSCLTIAGGAAAFSRYEGWSYFDSIYYCFITLTTIGFGDMVALQKDNALDNKPEYVMFALIFILFGLAIVAASLNLLVLRFVTMNTEDERRDEAEALQAAQEAPRLDGDVIMANGSILSGQIGNHGDTISLDDDTSVCNCRCSGFQKKRRRPRFTVRRSPGKISHLLPMQQLPTLNIHTEHCAPPPTPLLQLPPLYQHRASI; encoded by the exons ATGAAGAAACAAAACGTCCGGACCCTATCGTTGATCGTCTTCACGTTCACCTACCTCCTCGTCGGCGCAGCAATCTTCGACGTCCTCGAGTCCGAGACGGAGAAACGACGCAAAGAAGCATTAGACG CCATTGAAAAGATGGTTATACGCAAATACAATATAAGCGAGGACGACTTCAAGATCATGGAAACAGTGGTGCTGAAGACGGAACCTCATAAAGCCGGTCAACAGTGGAAGTTCGCCGGAGCGTTTTATTATGCAACCACGGTCCTCACGACTATCG GTTACGGACATTCAACGCCGAACACCATAAGCGGTAAACTGTTCACGATGTTCTATGCGATCGTCGGAATCCCGCTAGGACTCGTAATGTTCCAGAGCATAGGAGAGCGTTTGAATAAATTCTCGTCCATCGTAATACGGAACGTAAAGAAGCTTCTTAACTGTAAAGATGTCCAG GCCTCTGAAATAAACCTTATCTGCGTGGTGACAACCTTGTCTTGCTTAACGATTGCGGGAGGTGCCGCGGCGTTCTCTAGGTATGAGGGGTGGTCATACTTCGATTCCATCTATTATTGTTTCATTACACTGACAACCATCGGCTTCGGCGATATGGTCGCGCTGCAAAAGGACAACGCGCTAGACAACAAACCCGAGTACGTGATGTTCGCCCTGATATTCATACTGTTCGGCTTGGCTATCGTCGCAGCCTCTCTCAATTTATTGGTCCTGCGATTCGTCACGATGAATACCGAGGACGAGAGGCGGGACGAGGCTGAAGCTCTACAG GCTGCGCAAGAAGCACCGCGCCTGGATGGCGACGTAATAATGGCGAACGGCTCGATACTGTCGGGCCAAATAGGCAACCACGGTGACACGATATCGCTGGACGACGACACGTCGGTCTGCAACTGCCGCTGCAGCGGCTTCCAGAAGAAACGACGGAGACCACGGTTCACGGTCCGCCGCTCGCCCGGTAAGATCTCGCACCTGCTGCCGATGCAGCAGCTGCCCACGCTGAATATACACACCGAGCATTGCGCGCCGCccccgacgccgttgctgcaaCTGCCGCCGTTGTATCAACATCGAGCCAGCATCTGA